One window of Desulfarculus baarsii DSM 2075 genomic DNA carries:
- a CDS encoding bifunctional 5,10-methylenetetrahydrofolate dehydrogenase/5,10-methenyltetrahydrofolate cyclohydrolase has product MAAELIKGLPIAKEIRVEIAKDVEALKAKGVEPTLAVLLVGDDEASVVYAQSKVKVGDGLGVKVDLKVMAADASQEAVLGQIKAWNADPKVHGILVELPLPKHLGKEAIMEAIDPKKDVDGVHPVNRGYLLGGQEHLALVPATPLSCVALMERAGIDLTGKRVTLVGRGDTVGRPLASLLIKRNATITVCHTRTKDLAAECQRGEIVVAAAGFAGLVKKDMISPGATVIDAGINATPDGKGICGDAAPDVEEVAAKMTPVPGGVGSLTTTIIMQNTIKAIGLQGLGK; this is encoded by the coding sequence ATGGCGGCTGAGCTTATCAAGGGTTTGCCTATCGCCAAGGAAATTCGCGTGGAGATCGCCAAGGACGTGGAAGCCTTGAAGGCCAAGGGCGTCGAGCCCACGTTGGCGGTCTTGCTGGTGGGTGACGACGAGGCCAGCGTGGTCTACGCCCAGTCCAAGGTCAAGGTTGGCGACGGCCTTGGCGTCAAGGTCGACCTGAAAGTCATGGCCGCCGACGCCAGCCAGGAGGCCGTGCTCGGGCAGATCAAGGCCTGGAACGCCGATCCCAAGGTCCACGGCATTTTGGTCGAGCTGCCTCTGCCCAAGCACCTGGGCAAGGAGGCCATCATGGAGGCCATCGACCCCAAAAAAGACGTCGATGGCGTGCATCCGGTCAACCGTGGCTACCTGCTGGGCGGCCAGGAGCATCTGGCCCTGGTGCCGGCCACGCCGCTTTCCTGCGTGGCCCTGATGGAGCGCGCCGGCATCGACCTGACCGGCAAGCGCGTGACCCTGGTCGGCCGTGGCGACACCGTGGGCCGGCCCCTGGCCAGCCTTTTGATCAAGCGCAACGCCACCATCACCGTCTGCCACACCCGCACCAAGGACTTGGCCGCCGAGTGCCAGCGCGGTGAGATCGTCGTGGCCGCCGCCGGCTTCGCCGGCCTGGTCAAGAAAGACATGATCAGCCCCGGCGCCACCGTCATCGACGCCGGCATCAACGCCACGCCCGACGGCAAGGGCATCTGCGGCGACGCCGCCCCCGACGTCGAGGAAGTGGCCGCCAAGATGACCCCCGTGCCCGGCGGCGTGGGCTCGCTGACCACCACCATCATCATGCAGAACACCATCAAGGCCATCGGCTTGCAGGGCCTGGGCAAATAG
- a CDS encoding cyclodeaminase/cyclohydrolase family protein: MVKNVYEMVFNDFIADAASSSHMPGGGNVSAAVGTLACSMVCMVGNLTVGKKAYAEFDAQAQEVVSACEAIIAKLKDLTLKDMEAFDQYMGVFKMPKETDAEKKARAEALQAAAKKATDVPMEICRTCLEIVKQADKLSHFGNKMAISDVGVGAMTAVAALKSCMLSVDINLPSIKDQDYVAQAKAERARLFVEAEELCTLAMARVKEKMG; the protein is encoded by the coding sequence ATGGTCAAAAACGTCTACGAAATGGTCTTCAACGACTTCATCGCCGACGCCGCCAGCTCCAGCCACATGCCCGGCGGCGGCAACGTCTCGGCGGCGGTGGGCACCCTGGCCTGCTCGATGGTCTGCATGGTGGGCAACCTCACCGTGGGCAAAAAGGCCTACGCCGAATTCGACGCCCAGGCCCAGGAAGTGGTGAGCGCCTGCGAGGCCATCATCGCCAAGCTCAAAGACCTCACCCTCAAGGACATGGAGGCCTTTGACCAATACATGGGCGTGTTCAAAATGCCCAAGGAAACCGACGCCGAGAAAAAAGCCCGCGCCGAGGCCTTGCAGGCCGCGGCCAAAAAGGCCACCGACGTGCCCATGGAGATCTGCCGCACCTGCCTGGAGATCGTCAAACAGGCCGACAAGCTCTCGCACTTCGGCAACAAGATGGCCATCAGCGACGTGGGCGTGGGGGCCATGACCGCCGTGGCCGCCCTCAAGAGCTGCATGCTCAGTGTCGATATCAACCTGCCCAGTATCAAGGACCAGGACTACGTGGCCCAGGCCAAGGCCGAGCGCGCCCGGCTGTTTGTCGAGGCCGAGGAGCTTTGCACCCTGGCCATGGCTCGGGTCAAGGAAAAGATGGGCTAA
- a CDS encoding radical SAM protein — MLEVCEIFQSIQGEGVDAGLPCAFVRLAGCPLRCAWCDTAYAWQGGAAMSLPEVLARALAFELELVELTGGEPLAQAETPALLGALCDAGRRVLVETSGALDIAVVDERVHLIMDVKCPGSGMSERMRWRNLDILPPGAQVKFVLADRADYEFARRVIDAHGLGHRARPLLSVVHGRLAPAKVVEWMLADRLPARFQLQLHKFIWPPEARGV, encoded by the coding sequence TTGCTGGAGGTTTGCGAGATATTTCAGAGCATCCAGGGCGAGGGCGTCGACGCCGGCCTGCCCTGCGCCTTCGTGCGTCTGGCCGGCTGCCCGCTACGCTGCGCCTGGTGCGACACGGCTTATGCCTGGCAAGGCGGGGCGGCCATGAGCCTGCCAGAGGTCTTGGCCCGGGCGCTGGCCTTTGAACTGGAGCTGGTGGAGCTGACCGGCGGCGAGCCCCTGGCCCAGGCCGAGACCCCGGCCCTGCTTGGCGCGCTGTGCGACGCCGGCCGCCGGGTGCTGGTGGAGACCAGCGGCGCGCTGGATATCGCCGTGGTCGACGAGCGCGTTCATCTGATCATGGACGTCAAGTGCCCCGGCTCGGGCATGAGCGAACGCATGCGCTGGCGAAACCTGGATATCCTGCCGCCAGGGGCCCAGGTCAAGTTCGTCTTGGCCGACCGGGCCGATTATGAATTCGCCCGCCGGGTGATCGACGCCCACGGGCTGGGCCATCGGGCGCGGCCGTTGTTGTCGGTGGTCCACGGCCGTCTGGCCCCGGCCAAGGTCGTGGAGTGGATGCTGGCCGATCGTCTGCCGGCCCGCTTCCAACTCCAACTGCACAAATTTATCTGGCCGCCCGAGGCGCGGGGCGTCTAG
- a CDS encoding multiheme c-type cytochrome: MTRKIAAIFLLLALLPGAAALAAPLSDDSQACLDCHAQATPGIVAAWQASRHAQTTPAQAMKLGGLAAKLSASAPPPEALATSVGCAECHTANADSHPDSFEHQGFQVHAVVSPADCARCHPVESRQFQQNLMAHARGNLVDNPLYMDLAAQVNGVQQVDGAAIAVTPAEPNDEAESCIYCHGSAVRVVGQITRQTDFGEMTFAKLDGWPNHGVGRLNPDGVKGSCAACHSRHRFSMAVARSAYSCAECHKGPDVPAFKVYEVSRHGALFFAQHKDWDMNKTPWEPGKDFSAPTCAVCHVSLLADGEGNVIAQRSHAMNERIWLRLLGLIQSHPHPKSPQTSLIRNADGQPLATTLDGRPATAFLIDQAEQDKRRQTMRRVCLACHGQQWVDGQLARIDAVSQSADAMVLAASKLVRRAWQDGLAQGPAQGGSPFDEYIERLWVEQWLMHANGARFAAAMMGPDLGVFESGRWPMAKNIRQMQDWLIQRKGEK; encoded by the coding sequence ATGACCCGCAAAATCGCCGCGATTTTTTTGTTGTTGGCCCTCTTGCCGGGCGCGGCGGCCCTGGCCGCGCCGCTCAGCGACGACAGCCAGGCCTGTCTGGATTGCCACGCCCAGGCCACACCGGGCATTGTCGCCGCCTGGCAGGCCAGCCGCCACGCCCAGACCACCCCGGCCCAGGCCATGAAGCTCGGCGGCCTGGCGGCCAAACTCAGCGCCAGCGCCCCGCCGCCCGAGGCCTTGGCCACTAGCGTCGGCTGCGCCGAATGCCACACGGCCAACGCCGACAGCCACCCCGACAGCTTCGAACACCAGGGCTTTCAGGTCCACGCCGTGGTCTCGCCGGCCGACTGCGCCCGCTGCCACCCGGTGGAGAGCCGACAGTTCCAGCAAAACCTGATGGCCCACGCCAGGGGCAATCTGGTCGACAATCCCCTTTACATGGACCTGGCCGCCCAAGTCAACGGCGTCCAGCAAGTCGACGGCGCGGCCATCGCGGTCACGCCGGCCGAGCCCAACGACGAGGCCGAATCGTGCATCTATTGCCACGGCTCGGCGGTGCGCGTCGTGGGCCAGATCACCCGCCAGACCGACTTTGGCGAGATGACCTTCGCCAAGCTCGACGGCTGGCCCAACCATGGCGTGGGCCGCCTCAACCCCGATGGCGTCAAGGGTTCATGCGCGGCCTGCCACAGCCGGCATCGTTTTTCGATGGCCGTGGCCCGTTCGGCTTATTCCTGCGCCGAGTGTCACAAGGGCCCCGACGTGCCGGCCTTCAAGGTCTATGAAGTCAGCCGCCACGGCGCGCTGTTTTTCGCCCAGCACAAAGACTGGGACATGAACAAAACGCCGTGGGAGCCGGGCAAGGATTTCAGCGCGCCCACCTGCGCGGTCTGCCATGTCAGCTTGTTGGCCGACGGCGAGGGCAACGTCATCGCCCAGCGCTCCCACGCCATGAACGAGCGCATCTGGTTGCGCCTGCTGGGGCTGATCCAGTCCCATCCCCATCCCAAGAGCCCCCAGACCAGCCTGATCCGCAACGCCGACGGCCAGCCCCTGGCCACCACCCTGGACGGCCGGCCGGCCACGGCGTTTTTGATCGACCAGGCCGAGCAGGACAAGCGCCGACAGACCATGCGCCGCGTCTGTCTGGCCTGCCACGGCCAGCAGTGGGTCGACGGCCAGTTGGCGCGCATCGACGCCGTCAGTCAGAGCGCCGACGCCATGGTCCTGGCCGCAAGCAAGCTCGTCCGCCGGGCCTGGCAGGACGGCCTGGCCCAGGGGCCGGCCCAGGGCGGCAGCCCCTTTGACGAATACATCGAGCGCCTGTGGGTCGAGCAGTGGCTCATGCACGCCAACGGCGCGCGGTTCGCCGCGGCGATGATGGGCCCGGACCTGGGCGTATTCGAAAGCGGCCGCTGGCCCATGGCCAAAAACATCCGCCAGATGCAAGATTGGCTGATTCAACGCAAGGGCGAAAAATGA
- a CDS encoding ferritin — MIGKAMEAAINKQINAELYSSYLYLAMSAWLDGLQLPGFAHWMRVQAQEEMTHAMRFYAYLGGRGGQTALEAIQAPPGQWASPLACFEEVAAHEAKVTALINGLMDLALEARDHASVNMLQWFIAEQVEEEASAAEVIGKLKLVAQTHGGLFMLDKDMAARTFVMPPDLTI, encoded by the coding sequence ATGATCGGCAAAGCCATGGAAGCGGCCATCAACAAACAGATCAACGCCGAGCTTTATTCTTCTTATCTTTATCTGGCCATGTCCGCCTGGCTCGACGGACTCCAGTTGCCCGGCTTCGCCCACTGGATGCGTGTGCAGGCCCAGGAAGAGATGACCCACGCCATGCGCTTTTACGCCTACCTGGGCGGGCGCGGCGGCCAGACAGCCTTGGAGGCCATCCAGGCCCCGCCGGGGCAATGGGCCTCGCCCCTGGCCTGCTTCGAGGAAGTGGCCGCCCACGAGGCCAAAGTCACCGCCCTGATCAACGGCCTGATGGACCTGGCCCTGGAGGCCCGTGACCACGCCAGCGTCAACATGCTGCAATGGTTCATCGCCGAGCAGGTCGAGGAAGAGGCCAGCGCCGCCGAGGTCATCGGCAAGCTCAAGCTGGTGGCGCAGACCCATGGTGGCCTGTTCATGCTCGACAAAGACATGGCCGCGCGGACGTTCGTCATGCCGCCGGACCTGACGATCTAG